The following are encoded together in the Vibrio zhugei genome:
- the pheS gene encoding phenylalanine--tRNA ligase subunit alpha → MQHLQEIIANATAAIESAESLVALDEVRVQYLGKKGELTAQLQSLGKLPPEERRTAGQEINAAKGQVQQAIVARKEALQSAELEAKLAAETIDVTLPGRRIENGGLHPVTRTIERIESFFGELGFTTQAGPEIEDAFHNFDALNIAEDHPARTDHDTFFFNPDLMLRTHTSGVQIRTMENGKPPFRFIAPGRVYRNDYDQTHTPMFHQVEGMLVDEKVNFAQLKGVLYDFLTNFFEEELEVRFRPSYFPFTEPSAEVDVKRKDGKWLEILGCGMVHPNVLRSVGIDPEKYSGFAFGIGIERLAMLRYGVNDLRAFFENDLRFLKQFK, encoded by the coding sequence ATGCAACATCTACAAGAGATTATTGCTAACGCGACAGCGGCGATTGAGTCAGCTGAATCGTTAGTCGCACTGGATGAAGTGCGAGTTCAATATCTAGGTAAAAAGGGTGAGCTTACCGCTCAACTGCAAAGCCTAGGTAAACTACCACCAGAAGAACGACGTACCGCAGGTCAAGAGATCAATGCAGCGAAAGGTCAAGTTCAACAAGCGATTGTCGCACGTAAAGAAGCGCTACAAAGCGCTGAACTTGAAGCAAAGTTAGCCGCGGAAACGATCGATGTGACCCTACCTGGGCGCCGCATTGAAAATGGCGGTTTACATCCAGTGACACGTACTATCGAGCGTATTGAAAGTTTCTTTGGTGAGCTTGGGTTTACAACACAAGCTGGACCTGAAATCGAAGATGCATTCCACAACTTTGATGCGCTGAATATCGCTGAGGATCACCCAGCGCGCACCGATCACGATACGTTCTTTTTTAATCCTGATTTGATGCTACGTACTCATACTTCTGGTGTGCAAATTCGTACTATGGAAAATGGTAAACCACCGTTCCGTTTCATTGCACCAGGCCGTGTATACCGTAACGACTACGATCAGACACATACACCCATGTTCCACCAAGTGGAAGGCATGCTGGTTGATGAGAAAGTGAATTTTGCGCAGCTTAAAGGTGTGCTCTACGACTTTTTAACCAACTTCTTTGAAGAAGAGTTGGAAGTGCGTTTCCGTCCGTCTTACTTCCCATTCACCGAGCCTTCTGCGGAAGTTGACGTGAAGCGTAAAGATGGAAAATGGTTAGAAATTTTGGGTTGTGGCATGGTCCACCCGAATGTGCTGCGCAGTGTCGGGATTGATCCTGAAAAATACTCGGGTTTTGCTTTTGGTATTGGTATTGAACGTTTAGCCATGCTTCGTTATGGGGTTAACGATCTTCGTGCCTTCTTCGAAAATGATCTTCGTTTCCTAAAACAGTTTAAGTAA
- a CDS encoding GNAT family N-acetyltransferase yields MSMHIIPITEQYDASVRDIIETVGKEYGAIGDGFGPSDAEVQAMSQYYNPEQGSQYFVAIEHGQVIGGGGIAPFLDSSDTCELRKVFLLPAARGKGAGKQLVQTCLDVARQLGYRQCYLDTLSAMKSAISLYERLGFEHRSEPMPGVIHTGCDVWMDMTL; encoded by the coding sequence ATGAGCATGCATATTATCCCAATTACTGAGCAATATGATGCTTCGGTACGCGATATTATCGAAACCGTTGGCAAGGAGTATGGTGCAATTGGCGATGGATTTGGGCCTTCGGATGCCGAAGTACAAGCCATGAGCCAATACTATAACCCTGAGCAAGGTTCACAATACTTCGTGGCGATCGAACATGGCCAAGTGATTGGAGGTGGCGGTATCGCTCCTTTTTTAGATTCATCAGACACGTGTGAATTACGCAAAGTCTTTTTATTACCAGCAGCGCGCGGTAAAGGCGCGGGAAAACAATTGGTTCAGACTTGTTTAGACGTTGCCCGGCAGTTAGGCTACCGCCAATGCTATTTGGATACATTAAGTGCGATGAAATCGGCTATCAGTCTGTATGAGCGCCTGGGTTTCGAGCATCGCAGTGAACCGATGCCCGGTGTCATTCATACTGGCTGTGATGTCTGGATGGATATGACGCTATAA
- the pgsA gene encoding CDP-diacylglycerol--glycerol-3-phosphate 3-phosphatidyltransferase, whose translation MRFNIPNILSLIRLFLIPVFVVTFYLPFTWAPFAAAMVFWVAGFTDWLDGMLARKLGQTSRFGAFIDPVADKVLVASALIVITEHYHTIWITIPAVTMIAREIIISALREWMAEIGKRASVKVSWIGKVKTLSQMFALWVLIWRYDDWMIWLGYAAIYLATILTYWSMAQYLAAAKDDLLSEENL comes from the coding sequence ATGCGTTTTAACATCCCAAATATTCTTTCTTTAATACGACTTTTTCTAATACCAGTTTTTGTCGTGACGTTTTATCTCCCATTTACTTGGGCTCCGTTTGCTGCTGCTATGGTTTTTTGGGTTGCAGGATTCACTGATTGGCTCGACGGTATGTTGGCAAGAAAACTTGGCCAAACCTCCCGTTTTGGCGCCTTTATTGATCCGGTTGCGGATAAGGTCTTAGTGGCATCGGCTTTGATTGTCATCACTGAGCATTATCATACGATTTGGATTACCATACCTGCGGTAACCATGATAGCCCGTGAAATCATTATCTCAGCCTTGCGTGAATGGATGGCGGAAATTGGTAAGCGTGCGAGCGTTAAGGTATCTTGGATTGGTAAAGTGAAAACACTGTCACAAATGTTTGCTTTATGGGTATTGATTTGGCGCTATGATGATTGGATGATTTGGCTCGGCTATGCAGCGATTTATTTGGCGACAATATTAACGTACTGGTCAATGGCACAGTATCTTGCGGCCGCAAAAGACGATTTATTAAGTGAAGAAAATCTGTGA
- the uvrC gene encoding excinuclease ABC subunit UvrC: MPEFDSVAFLKTVTDQPGVYRMYNADAEVIYVGKAKDLKKRLTSYFRKNVDSEKTRALVSNICKIDVTVTHTETEALILEHNYIKQYLPKYNVLLRDDKSYPYIFISNHKHPRLSSHRGAKKRKGEYFGPYPDSRAVRETLHLLQKIIPVRQCEDSVYSNRTRPCLMYQIGRCAGPCVDELVSDDDYAELVDLVRLFLRGKDQQVLQQLIDKMEQASTQLRFEDAAKFRDQIQAIRRVQEQQYVSDDSMEDMDVLGFAQENGIACVYILMIRQGKILGSRSHFPKIPNNTTREEVFESFLTQYYLNHNEARSMPNRIVVNRELCDDSALLQSALSEIAGRKVYFHLDPSGYRGRYLNLSNTNARTAITTKINHKMTISQRFKALQEELGLESIQRMECFDISHTMGESTIASCVVFNQEGPLKSEYRRYNITGITGGDDYAAMGQVLERRYSKQLDVDKIPDIIFIDGGKGQLNRAYEILQQCWVDWPRRPLLMGIAKGVTRKPGLETLITVDGRESNLPSDAPALHLIQHIRDESHNHAISGHRAKRGKTRRTSSLEGIEGVGPKRRQALLTHMGGLQELKRATVEEIAKVPGISHSLAENIYQALKQ; the protein is encoded by the coding sequence GTGCCTGAATTTGATTCTGTCGCTTTTCTAAAAACGGTGACTGATCAGCCTGGCGTTTATCGTATGTATAACGCTGATGCTGAGGTCATTTATGTCGGAAAAGCTAAAGACCTAAAGAAACGTTTAACCAGCTATTTTCGTAAAAATGTGGATAGCGAGAAAACGCGAGCGTTAGTCAGTAATATTTGTAAGATTGATGTCACCGTCACGCATACGGAGACAGAGGCTCTCATACTCGAGCACAATTATATTAAGCAGTATCTACCGAAATATAATGTGTTACTGCGAGACGACAAATCTTATCCTTACATTTTTATCAGTAATCACAAACACCCTCGTTTATCCAGTCATCGTGGCGCTAAAAAACGCAAAGGGGAGTACTTTGGCCCGTATCCTGACTCCCGAGCCGTACGAGAAACGTTGCACCTGTTGCAGAAGATCATTCCGGTACGCCAGTGTGAAGATTCTGTCTATAGTAATCGCACACGCCCATGTTTGATGTATCAAATTGGTCGATGTGCTGGACCGTGCGTGGATGAACTTGTCTCTGATGACGATTATGCTGAGCTGGTGGATTTGGTGCGGCTGTTTTTGCGTGGTAAAGATCAGCAAGTATTGCAGCAATTGATTGATAAAATGGAACAGGCTAGCACACAGTTGCGTTTTGAAGATGCGGCAAAGTTTCGTGATCAAATCCAAGCGATTCGTCGTGTACAAGAGCAGCAGTACGTGTCCGATGACAGTATGGAAGACATGGATGTGTTGGGCTTTGCTCAGGAAAATGGGATTGCCTGTGTCTATATTTTAATGATACGCCAAGGCAAGATTTTAGGCAGTCGTAGTCATTTTCCAAAGATTCCAAACAACACAACCCGTGAAGAAGTGTTTGAGAGTTTCTTAACGCAGTATTATTTGAATCACAATGAAGCGCGTTCTATGCCAAATCGCATTGTGGTTAACCGGGAATTGTGTGATGACTCCGCGCTATTGCAGTCCGCATTAAGTGAGATTGCTGGTAGAAAAGTCTATTTTCATTTGGATCCCAGTGGTTATCGTGGTCGGTATTTGAATCTGTCGAATACCAATGCGCGCACAGCGATCACGACAAAAATCAATCATAAGATGACGATTAGCCAACGTTTTAAAGCGTTGCAAGAAGAATTAGGGCTTGAGTCCATTCAACGTATGGAATGTTTTGATATTTCCCATACAATGGGGGAAAGTACCATTGCCTCTTGTGTCGTCTTCAATCAAGAGGGGCCACTCAAATCTGAGTATCGCCGTTATAATATCACTGGCATTACGGGCGGGGATGATTACGCTGCGATGGGGCAAGTTTTAGAACGTCGCTATTCCAAGCAATTAGACGTCGACAAGATCCCTGATATTATTTTCATCGATGGCGGTAAAGGGCAGCTCAATCGTGCCTATGAAATATTGCAACAGTGCTGGGTGGATTGGCCAAGGCGACCTCTATTAATGGGGATCGCGAAAGGCGTGACTCGCAAGCCCGGTTTGGAAACGCTCATTACGGTTGATGGACGTGAGTCCAATTTACCCAGTGATGCTCCTGCGTTGCATTTAATTCAGCATATTCGTGACGAAAGCCATAATCATGCCATTAGTGGTCACAGAGCAAAACGGGGTAAAACTCGTCGTACAAGCAGTTTGGAAGGAATCGAAGGTGTGGGGCCGAAACGTCGGCAAGCACTATTAACACACATGGGAGGGTTGCAAGAACTGAAACGAGCCACTGTAGAAGAAATCGCCAAAGTCCCAGGGATCAGTCATTCTCTGGCAGAAAACATTTATCAGGCATTGAAACAATAG
- the uvrY gene encoding UvrY/SirA/GacA family response regulator transcription factor, translated as MINVFLVDDHELVRTGIRRIIEDVRGMSIAGEAVSGEDAVKWCRHSHADVVLMDMNMPGIGGLEATKKILRFNPDVKIIVLTIHTENPFPTRVMQAGAAGYLTKGAAPDEMVNAIRVVNSGQRYISPEIAQQMALSQFSPASENPFADLSERELQIMMMITQGQKVTDISEQLNLSPKTVNSYRYRLFAKLNIGGDVELTHLAIRHGMLDTEKL; from the coding sequence TTGATAAATGTTTTCCTTGTAGATGATCACGAACTGGTTCGCACAGGGATACGACGTATTATTGAAGACGTCCGTGGGATGAGTATAGCAGGGGAAGCTGTCAGTGGTGAAGACGCGGTAAAATGGTGCCGCCATAGTCATGCCGATGTCGTGTTGATGGATATGAACATGCCAGGTATCGGTGGATTAGAAGCAACCAAGAAAATTTTGCGTTTCAATCCGGACGTAAAAATCATTGTATTAACCATTCATACTGAAAATCCGTTTCCGACACGCGTTATGCAAGCCGGCGCTGCTGGGTATTTGACCAAAGGTGCTGCACCTGATGAAATGGTGAACGCCATCCGCGTGGTGAATAGTGGACAACGCTATATTTCGCCGGAGATCGCGCAACAAATGGCGCTGAGCCAATTTTCTCCAGCTTCTGAAAACCCTTTTGCTGATTTGTCTGAACGTGAATTGCAGATCATGATGATGATTACGCAAGGACAAAAAGTCACGGACATTTCTGAGCAACTGAATTTAAGTCCTAAAACCGTGAATAGCTACCGCTATCGATTGTTTGCGAAGCTCAACATCGGTGGTGATGTGGAACTGACACACTTAGCGATTCGCCATGGAATGCTAGACACAGAGAAGTTGTAG
- a CDS encoding DNA polymerase II has product MNNHSADIMTHHTGFLLTRHARDVGTTTSIELWLATPQGPTQLLISQQRPVFFIEQTAQAQASNLLQSEPQIELRPLEMAHFSGAAVSAVYAPTLAQSQLCQQRLRQQGIAIYETDIRLADRYLMERFIRGSVAFTGTPIHHGHFIQIRDAKCRPTDYIPQLSVVSLDFECSEKGVLYSVGLDSPMDRRVIMVGNAQEADTPIEWVKDEKALIHALVDWFQQYDPDVIIGWNVIDFDFRLLHRRAQWHRIALRIGRGKQTSYFRSASKTQQGFITIPGRVVLDGIDTFKTATYQFRSWSLEAVSQELLGEGKAIHNVHDRMAEINHMFAHDKPSLAKYNLQDCVLVNRLFQHAHLLEFAIQRSRLTGLELDRVGGSVAAFTNLYLPQLHRAGYIAPNLQSEDWQASPGGYVMDSLPGLYDSVLVLDFKSLYPSIIRSFLIDPLGLIEGLKLDVGKDMHQAVPGFRGGQFHRTRHFLPEMIEQLWIARDQAKRDNESAFSQAIKIIMNSFYGVLGSSGCRFFDTRLASSITMRGHEIMKKTRELIESYGYQVIYGDTDSTFVSLGYECTQPDADRIGATLVESINQWWMTHLQDDYQLKSILEIEYENHYRKFLMPTIRGSETGSKKRYAGLLGEGENERMIFKGLESVRTDWTALAQRFQKELYQMIFHDQSPDDYIRDITQRTRAGEFDEELVYRKRLRQKLTDYQRNVPPQVRAARLADEINIKLGRAPQYQNKGSISYVITVNGPEPKEYCRSPLDYDHYIEKQLKPVADAILPFVGRQFDALNAPQLGLF; this is encoded by the coding sequence ATGAACAACCACTCAGCGGATATTATGACTCATCACACAGGCTTTTTGCTCACTCGACACGCTCGTGACGTCGGTACAACGACCTCTATTGAACTTTGGCTAGCCACCCCCCAAGGCCCAACACAGCTCTTAATTTCGCAGCAACGCCCAGTGTTTTTTATTGAGCAAACCGCACAGGCTCAGGCCAGCAATCTCTTACAATCGGAGCCCCAAATCGAATTGCGTCCCCTTGAGATGGCTCATTTCTCCGGTGCCGCAGTGAGTGCGGTGTATGCGCCAACGTTGGCACAATCCCAATTATGTCAACAGCGCCTGCGACAACAGGGGATCGCTATCTATGAAACGGACATTCGCCTTGCTGATCGCTATCTTATGGAGCGCTTTATTCGTGGCAGTGTGGCGTTTACTGGGACACCAATCCATCATGGTCATTTTATTCAAATTCGCGATGCCAAATGTCGCCCAACCGATTATATTCCCCAGTTATCTGTCGTATCGCTGGATTTTGAATGCTCCGAAAAAGGCGTCTTATATTCCGTTGGACTAGATAGCCCAATGGATCGACGCGTTATTATGGTGGGCAACGCGCAAGAGGCAGACACGCCCATTGAATGGGTCAAGGATGAGAAAGCGCTGATTCACGCGCTGGTCGATTGGTTTCAGCAATACGACCCCGACGTGATCATTGGCTGGAACGTCATTGATTTTGATTTTCGGTTATTGCATCGCCGAGCGCAGTGGCACCGCATTGCTCTGCGCATTGGCCGGGGAAAACAAACCAGCTATTTCCGTAGCGCATCAAAAACACAGCAGGGATTTATTACCATCCCGGGCCGAGTGGTATTGGATGGCATTGATACATTCAAAACCGCCACTTACCAGTTTCGCTCTTGGTCTCTCGAGGCGGTGTCTCAGGAACTACTGGGAGAAGGAAAAGCGATTCATAATGTGCATGACCGTATGGCCGAAATCAATCACATGTTTGCTCACGATAAGCCGTCACTGGCCAAATACAACTTACAAGATTGTGTGTTGGTGAATCGATTATTTCAGCATGCCCACTTATTGGAATTTGCTATACAGCGCTCACGTCTCACTGGCCTAGAACTTGATCGTGTTGGCGGATCGGTTGCGGCGTTTACGAATCTGTACTTACCGCAATTGCATCGTGCTGGCTATATTGCGCCAAATCTGCAATCAGAAGACTGGCAAGCGAGCCCTGGCGGTTATGTCATGGACTCCTTACCCGGCTTATATGATTCGGTTCTCGTGTTGGATTTCAAAAGCCTGTACCCATCCATTATACGCTCCTTTTTGATTGACCCACTCGGGCTGATTGAAGGCTTGAAACTCGACGTTGGCAAAGACATGCACCAAGCCGTTCCCGGTTTCCGTGGTGGCCAATTTCATCGCACTCGCCATTTTCTACCCGAGATGATCGAACAATTATGGATCGCGCGCGACCAAGCCAAGAGGGATAATGAAAGCGCCTTTTCCCAAGCCATAAAAATCATCATGAACTCGTTTTATGGCGTACTCGGCTCGTCAGGATGCCGTTTTTTTGATACACGCTTGGCTTCCAGTATTACCATGCGTGGCCATGAAATCATGAAAAAAACTCGTGAATTAATTGAGTCTTATGGCTATCAGGTCATCTACGGCGACACCGACTCCACGTTTGTCTCTTTAGGCTATGAATGCACACAACCAGACGCCGATCGCATTGGCGCTACATTGGTTGAATCGATCAATCAATGGTGGATGACCCACTTGCAGGACGACTACCAACTCAAATCGATTTTAGAAATTGAGTACGAAAATCATTACCGAAAATTTTTGATGCCAACGATCCGCGGCTCAGAAACGGGATCCAAAAAGCGCTACGCTGGCTTACTGGGTGAAGGTGAGAATGAACGCATGATATTTAAAGGATTAGAGAGTGTACGCACCGATTGGACAGCCTTAGCGCAACGCTTTCAAAAAGAGTTGTATCAGATGATTTTCCACGATCAATCGCCTGATGATTACATCCGAGATATCACGCAGCGCACTCGGGCTGGAGAATTTGATGAAGAATTGGTATATCGCAAACGTCTACGCCAAAAGCTCACTGACTACCAACGTAACGTCCCACCGCAAGTGCGGGCGGCTCGTCTTGCGGATGAAATTAACATCAAACTAGGCCGCGCCCCACAATATCAAAATAAAGGCAGCATCAGCTATGTGATCACCGTCAATGGGCCGGAACCTAAAGAATATTGCCGAAGCCCGCTCGACTATGACCACTATATCGAGAAACAATTAAAACCCGTGGCCGACGCCATTTTGCCGTTTGTGGGTCGCCAATTCGATGCGCTGAATGCACCGCAACTAGGGCTGTTCTAA
- a CDS encoding nucleotidyltransferase domain-containing protein encodes MPLNVLTAQSPLQSDYVPAIGELVKFFRAGLGDNLHSLYVYGSVARGTAKPGRSNIDVIVVTHESFDANRVTLINTIRYRFQRHYPFVIDLNVKTALASHVASLDSLFSWGFLLRHCARCVYGSDLGECFGDYEPSWEIAKHWNMDVGYKVAYYRAKIAKATRGEEQIKAQIDVGKKLLRASYSLIMHRDKQWFDDPIECGRQFLVYHPEKHREIDRLALLLRGKVIPKRSVVGLLDDFGPWLAKQYEKTEFKIG; translated from the coding sequence ATGCCATTGAATGTGTTAACGGCACAATCGCCGTTACAATCGGATTATGTGCCTGCCATCGGCGAGCTCGTGAAATTTTTTCGGGCTGGCTTAGGGGATAACTTACACAGCTTGTATGTGTATGGCAGCGTCGCACGTGGCACCGCCAAACCGGGGCGTTCGAATATTGATGTTATTGTGGTGACTCATGAGTCGTTTGACGCCAATCGTGTCACTTTGATCAATACCATCCGCTATCGCTTCCAACGGCATTACCCCTTTGTGATCGATTTAAACGTGAAAACGGCCTTAGCCAGTCATGTTGCTTCTCTGGACAGTTTGTTTTCTTGGGGGTTTTTGTTACGTCATTGTGCGCGATGCGTGTATGGCAGCGATTTGGGCGAGTGCTTTGGTGACTATGAGCCGAGTTGGGAAATCGCCAAACACTGGAACATGGATGTGGGATACAAAGTGGCGTATTACCGAGCGAAAATTGCCAAAGCCACTCGCGGGGAAGAGCAAATCAAAGCCCAAATCGATGTGGGTAAAAAGCTCCTACGCGCGAGCTATTCCTTGATTATGCACCGTGACAAACAATGGTTTGATGATCCCATAGAATGTGGTCGTCAGTTTTTAGTGTATCACCCGGAAAAACATCGAGAGATTGACCGCTTAGCCCTGCTGCTGCGTGGGAAAGTCATTCCCAAGCGCTCTGTTGTCGGTTTATTAGATGACTTTGGTCCATGGCTTGCTAAGCAATATGAAAAAACCGAGTTCAAAATTGGCTGA
- the yeiP gene encoding elongation factor P-like protein YeiP, with product MPKASELKKGLAILANNKTLLIKDIEVTTPGGRGGSKIYKLRCTDLETGARVDERYKSDDVLDTVDMNKRAVSFSYVDGDEHVFMDNEDYTQFNFKSTDIADELLFMTEEIQGLHVVLVDGKPVALEMPSSVELVIEETDPSIKGASASARTKPAYFATGLVVQVPEYIASGERVVINIAERKFMSRA from the coding sequence ATGCCAAAGGCAAGTGAATTAAAAAAAGGGCTCGCGATTCTCGCAAATAACAAAACCCTATTGATCAAAGACATTGAAGTTACGACACCCGGTGGTCGTGGCGGTTCAAAAATATACAAACTGCGTTGTACGGACTTAGAAACAGGCGCTCGCGTCGACGAACGATATAAATCGGACGATGTATTGGATACCGTCGACATGAATAAGCGTGCTGTGTCATTTTCTTACGTCGATGGCGATGAGCATGTGTTCATGGACAACGAAGACTATACTCAATTCAACTTTAAATCGACCGACATTGCTGACGAACTGTTATTTATGACGGAAGAAATTCAAGGTTTGCATGTGGTGCTCGTTGACGGTAAACCTGTCGCCTTGGAAATGCCATCTTCGGTTGAGTTAGTGATTGAAGAAACCGACCCTTCCATCAAAGGCGCATCGGCATCGGCACGCACCAAACCAGCCTATTTTGCAACTGGCCTAGTGGTACAAGTACCAGAGTATATTGCCAGCGGTGAACGTGTTGTCATCAACATTGCAGAACGTAAATTCATGAGCCGAGCATAA
- a CDS encoding HI1450 family dsDNA-mimic protein — MTDLISYDDTIDTAYDIFLEMAEDNLEPADVILFTAQFDERGAAEVVETGDDWVEHVGFEVDKERYAEVRIGLVNEDDDVLDDVFARMLVSRDPEHKFCHMLWKRD, encoded by the coding sequence ATGACAGACTTGATTTCTTACGACGATACCATTGATACGGCCTATGACATTTTTTTGGAAATGGCAGAAGATAACTTAGAGCCAGCCGATGTCATTCTATTTACCGCTCAGTTTGATGAACGCGGTGCAGCTGAAGTGGTTGAAACGGGTGACGACTGGGTGGAACATGTCGGTTTCGAGGTCGATAAAGAACGCTATGCAGAAGTTCGTATCGGGCTAGTCAATGAAGACGATGATGTCTTGGATGATGTCTTCGCTCGTATGCTGGTAAGCCGCGATCCAGAACATAAGTTCTGTCACATGTTGTGGAAACGAGACTAA
- the yqfB gene encoding N(4)-acetylcytidine aminohydrolase, with amino-acid sequence MTFFERFEDDILAGKKVITLRDDSEKDYQQGDIVEVATLEQGRTFCHIRIREVTEVGFDQLTTRHAEQENMTLPELKQVIQAIYPGITHLYMLAFELYDHA; translated from the coding sequence ATGACGTTTTTTGAACGGTTTGAGGACGATATTCTGGCCGGTAAGAAAGTGATTACATTGCGCGATGACAGTGAAAAAGACTATCAGCAGGGCGATATTGTTGAAGTCGCAACGTTAGAGCAAGGCCGCACGTTTTGTCATATTCGTATCCGTGAAGTGACAGAAGTGGGGTTTGATCAACTGACGACTCGTCACGCCGAGCAAGAGAACATGACGTTGCCTGAGTTAAAGCAGGTTATTCAAGCCATTTATCCTGGTATTACGCACTTATATATGTTGGCTTTTGAGCTCTACGACCATGCGTAA
- a CDS encoding DUF3581 domain-containing protein — MFLNPYFSSQESQFRFTRRQASHFAKKIAGDYNPIHDEDNKRFCVPGDLLFAVLLKQEGISQKMRFDFSGMVSDDVLLHIEQRSDEESAVVNDAGKEFLHLNRSGETTHNDEFIEHVVTNYVQFSGKNFPHILVPLMKEKQMMINCQRPLVIYESMEVEFERLDLIHPEIEYTGATFDVEGKRGLVTLNFTFKEDGIVIGKGVKRMVASGLKPYNQDDIDDLVTRFNTLKKEFISEYCTA, encoded by the coding sequence ATGTTTTTAAATCCCTATTTTTCATCTCAAGAGTCACAGTTTCGATTCACTCGCCGTCAAGCAAGTCACTTCGCTAAGAAAATAGCCGGTGATTACAACCCTATTCACGACGAAGACAATAAACGTTTTTGTGTCCCTGGGGATTTACTTTTTGCCGTGCTCTTAAAGCAAGAGGGCATCAGCCAAAAAATGCGCTTCGATTTTTCTGGCATGGTCAGTGACGATGTCTTGCTGCATATTGAACAGCGTAGCGACGAAGAAAGTGCGGTCGTCAACGATGCCGGCAAAGAATTTTTACACCTGAATCGCTCTGGCGAAACCACTCATAATGACGAATTCATTGAACATGTGGTGACCAACTACGTGCAGTTCTCTGGAAAAAACTTTCCTCACATCCTCGTTCCTCTTATGAAAGAGAAACAGATGATGATCAATTGCCAGCGCCCGTTGGTTATATACGAAAGTATGGAAGTCGAATTTGAGCGCCTTGATCTTATCCACCCAGAAATTGAATACACTGGCGCTACCTTTGATGTAGAAGGTAAACGTGGCCTCGTCACATTAAACTTTACCTTCAAAGAAGACGGTATTGTGATTGGCAAAGGGGTGAAGCGTATGGTAGCAAGCGGCTTAAAACCCTATAATCAAGACGACATTGATGACTTGGTGACTCGGTTTAACACGCTCAAAAAAGAGTTTATTTCTGAGTATTGCACGGCATAA